A stretch of Blastocatellia bacterium DNA encodes these proteins:
- a CDS encoding type IV pilus twitching motility protein PilT, whose amino-acid sequence MSVQIDELLMIACSKGASDLHIKAGSYPFIRINGELQPIIESQRLTQEDTLAMAFSMMSNRQKQRFKEHYEVDIAYGVSGLGRFRCNIFQQRGTVGMVLRVIPTAVQTVEELRLPKIIETISEERRGLVLVTGTTGSGKSTTLAAMIDYINSTRTSHVITVEDPIEFLHRDKKSYINQREVDVDTRSFSEALRGALRQDPDVILVGEMRDYETIETALTAAETGHLVMSTLHTLDATETITRIVSIFPPHQQKAIRLQLASVLKAVISMRLIRCADMTARVPAAEVLISTPYIRDCICNQEKTSLVRDAIAQGTSQYGMQTFDQSLHELYAKGYIGFEEALAGATNRDEFILRIRGVQSSADQAREELARSFRADDQVNRY is encoded by the coding sequence ATGTCTGTTCAGATAGATGAGTTGTTAATGATTGCTTGTTCAAAAGGTGCTTCAGATTTACATATTAAAGCTGGTAGTTATCCTTTTATCCGAATTAATGGAGAATTACAGCCTATTATTGAGTCCCAACGCTTAACCCAAGAAGATACTTTAGCAATGGCTTTCTCAATGATGTCAAATCGTCAAAAACAACGATTTAAGGAACATTACGAGGTAGATATTGCTTATGGAGTATCTGGATTAGGCCGCTTTCGCTGTAATATTTTCCAGCAACGTGGAACTGTGGGGATGGTGCTACGTGTTATTCCTACAGCAGTTCAAACAGTTGAAGAGTTAAGGCTACCAAAAATAATAGAGACTATATCAGAAGAGCGACGAGGCTTGGTTTTAGTTACAGGCACTACGGGATCAGGTAAGTCAACTACTTTAGCGGCAATGATTGATTATATTAACTCTACTAGAACTAGTCATGTTATCACAGTAGAAGATCCTATAGAATTTCTTCATAGAGACAAAAAAAGCTATATTAATCAAAGAGAAGTAGATGTAGACACTAGAAGTTTTTCTGAAGCCTTACGTGGGGCATTGCGCCAAGATCCAGATGTAATATTAGTTGGAGAAATGCGAGATTATGAAACAATAGAAACGGCTTTAACCGCAGCAGAAACAGGACATTTAGTAATGTCTACACTTCATACTTTAGATGCTACAGAAACTATTACTCGGATAGTTTCTATTTTCCCTCCCCATCAACAAAAGGCTATTCGTCTTCAATTAGCTTCTGTACTAAAGGCTGTAATTTCAATGCGGCTAATTCGTTGTGCTGATATGACAGCACGGGTTCCAGCAGCAGAAGTTTTAATTTCCACTCCTTATATTCGTGACTGCATTTGCAACCAAGAAAAAACTAGTTTGGTTAGAGATGCAATTGCTCAAGGGACTTCACAATATGGTATGCAAACCTTTGATCAATCTTTACATGAGCTTTATGCTAAGGGTTATATTGGTTTTGAAGAAGCTTTAGCAGGTGCTACTAACCGAGATGAGTTTATTCTGCGTATTCGAGGTGTTCAATCTTCAGCCGATCAAGCACGTGAAGAACTTGCTCGCTCTTTTCGTGCAGATGATCAAGTCAACAGATATTAA
- a CDS encoding regulatory protein RecX yields MSKISYEKTLSLALRMISRRAQSVSQLREKLEEKSPASDEVIEQVVNRLLELGYLNDGNFAYQYATNKLSVKTFGRNRLKQALVEKQVSVEVVEQALSQVFDEQSEDELCEQAIKKYLRIHGKPSDIKENKKIFGYLIRLGFPYDLVIKKIRAIRQDISLEE; encoded by the coding sequence ATGAGTAAGATTAGTTATGAAAAGACTCTAAGTCTAGCTCTTAGAATGATTAGCCGCCGCGCTCAATCTGTTTCACAACTTAGAGAAAAGTTAGAGGAGAAAAGTCCTGCTAGCGATGAAGTGATTGAACAAGTAGTTAATAGATTATTAGAGTTAGGTTATCTTAACGACGGCAATTTTGCTTATCAATATGCTACTAATAAATTGAGCGTCAAAACCTTTGGGCGTAATCGTCTTAAACAAGCTTTAGTAGAAAAGCAAGTTTCTGTAGAAGTTGTAGAACAAGCACTTTCTCAAGTTTTTGATGAACAAAGTGAAGATGAGCTTTGCGAGCAAGCAATAAAGAAGTACTTACGTATACATGGAAAACCTAGCGATATTAAAGAAAACAAAAAGATTTTTGGGTATTTAATACGTCTGGGTTTCCCTTATGACTTGGTAATAAAGAAAATTCGTGCTATTAGACAAGACATCTCACTAGAGGAGTAG
- a CDS encoding class I SAM-dependent methyltransferase, producing MGIYSKYCFPFIMDLALSSNAIARYRQNLLLSVKGDILEIGFGTGLNVANYPKSTEKIVTIDSNEGMNSLAKKRIQTSKIEVEHHTLTAETLPFADQTFDTVVSTWTLCSISNVDQALVEIHRVLKVGGQFLFLEHSLSNEKNVQVWQNRLNSLEKIIADGCHLNRHITNLVAKQPWQISEEKQFYISGVPKILGYMYQGVAIKKFDKKQIG from the coding sequence ATGGGTATTTATTCAAAATATTGTTTTCCTTTCATAATGGATTTAGCTCTCTCTAGCAATGCAATTGCTCGGTATCGACAAAATTTGCTTTTAAGCGTAAAAGGTGACATTTTAGAAATAGGCTTTGGCACAGGGTTAAATGTAGCTAATTATCCTAAATCTACAGAAAAGATCGTTACTATTGATTCTAATGAGGGAATGAATAGTTTAGCTAAAAAGAGGATTCAAACTTCTAAAATAGAAGTAGAACATCACACTTTAACGGCTGAAACTCTGCCCTTTGCAGATCAGACTTTTGACACTGTGGTTAGCACTTGGACTTTATGTAGTATTAGCAATGTTGACCAAGCTTTAGTAGAAATTCACAGAGTCTTAAAAGTTGGAGGACAATTTCTTTTTCTTGAACATAGCTTAAGCAATGAAAAAAATGTCCAAGTTTGGCAAAATCGGCTTAATTCACTAGAAAAAATAATTGCTGATGGGTGTCATCTTAACCGGCATATTACTAATTTAGTAGCAAAACAGCCTTGGCAGATTAGCGAAGAAAAACAATTTTATATTTCAGGTGTCCCAAAAATTTTAGGTTATATGTATCAAGGTGTTGCAATAAAAAAGTTTGATAAAAAACAAATAGGTTAG
- a CDS encoding copper-binding protein — protein sequence MKTKLFILILCLFVTNLSCQTSEKNSERNQAVVKLTFQAKGVVKEINLEKKKLKLDHEEIKGYMEAMTMDFYVNEKDLLENIKVGDKINFTLKHEAGIDTITEIRKIQ from the coding sequence TTGAAAACCAAATTATTTATCTTAATACTATGTTTATTTGTAACTAATTTATCTTGTCAAACTAGTGAAAAAAACTCAGAAAGAAACCAAGCTGTAGTAAAACTTACTTTTCAAGCCAAAGGTGTAGTAAAAGAAATTAATTTAGAAAAGAAAAAGCTAAAGCTAGACCATGAAGAAATTAAAGGCTATATGGAAGCAATGACAATGGATTTTTATGTTAATGAAAAAGACTTACTAGAAAATATTAAGGTTGGTGACAAGATAAACTTTACTCTAAAACATGAAGCAGGGATAGATACTATTACAGAAATACGTAAAATACAGTAA
- a CDS encoding protein kinase: MIGTKISHYTILEHIGVGGMGNVYKAFDPRLDRIIALKILHPTAMADEAKRQRFMQEARIASALNHPNIITIYEIGQEAENCFIATEFVEGQTLRQKSQGSALPIPTVLEIATQVVKAMKVAHKAGIIHRDIKPENIMIRPDGYVKVLDFGLAKLLEVDLAVGASIRRPAQIIKTENSLVLGTVRYMSPEQVQHLPIDHRSDIFSFGILLYEMLTGQLPFAGQKAIDIAYEIIGANPIPLSEVASVPVSQFQFLINRCLEKDPATRYQDTEDLLKDLRQLQRRLEVSKSNNENDLLSEEIIAPTLSRPSIVILYPDNLTGNPLLNWYRIALVELLTARLSWNVALDVVSHRQLADVFYQLSYDLAQDTDKPISWETARRVGVERFFLSSFTLLGGFLTFSLHSYEVSTGQLGFSLTLRRIEEELFTLIDEIALRIERELQVDKEDIEAPKVIDLVTNSVAALQNFETAFCFYQKNEWEKAAESFQQAINYDKRFALAYYYLFHIKRSQNKTDSNLYLDSALEHCGRVSESERLLILLEKASIQKDYTNQLRLAEELVAQYPREKGGYLFLGQAYHWRGDYERAFVIFQQALSFDNRLIFYRAQVSLGISHVAESYLDTGNFDRIEQLARNHSQNNWLTDLLLGVISYYRRDYLSAEKSFSQAAKASKSIIPGIWQARIYLLKGQIEIASEQLQALSKEAVGQDLSWCLRDLTESLRLQGRLREWLDLVFIHQNQLTALVDEDPAMIAQFWQAYFFEQIGDIEQALKIYEMALEELKISKPSVVEIVMEAWARLHLGRMLALLGNYERASELAEQIKLIGRNMPNTKIERLALFLWGTIEFYQGNYEVAAQLLEKSIWSYTNGASLAVRTLAQCLRQLKQYQKAIEILENLQPYATLNSASYFCSAAQIDLELAKTYEAKKDIAQAKHYYQKCLQYWQMADTDFLGKLEAETGLELLSR; encoded by the coding sequence ATGATAGGCACTAAAATATCGCATTACACCATCTTAGAACATATTGGTGTTGGCGGAATGGGCAATGTATACAAAGCTTTTGACCCCCGACTTGATAGAATTATTGCGTTAAAAATACTTCATCCAACAGCTATGGCAGATGAAGCTAAACGCCAACGCTTTATGCAAGAAGCACGTATAGCTTCAGCCCTAAACCATCCTAATATCATTACTATTTATGAAATTGGTCAGGAAGCAGAAAACTGTTTTATTGCAACAGAATTTGTTGAAGGACAAACACTTAGACAAAAATCTCAAGGCAGTGCCTTACCCATACCTACCGTTTTAGAAATTGCTACACAAGTAGTTAAGGCTATGAAAGTAGCACATAAAGCAGGAATTATTCACCGAGATATAAAGCCAGAAAATATAATGATTCGCCCTGATGGTTATGTTAAAGTCTTGGATTTTGGATTAGCAAAACTCTTAGAAGTAGATTTAGCCGTAGGTGCTAGCATTCGCCGACCTGCACAAATTATTAAAACAGAAAATAGCTTAGTTCTTGGCACAGTTCGCTATATGTCCCCAGAACAAGTTCAGCATTTACCAATTGACCATCGCAGTGATATTTTTTCTTTCGGAATATTACTTTATGAAATGCTTACAGGACAACTTCCTTTTGCTGGACAAAAGGCTATTGATATTGCTTATGAAATTATAGGAGCTAATCCTATTCCCTTAAGTGAAGTTGCTAGCGTTCCTGTTAGCCAATTTCAATTTTTAATTAATCGCTGTTTAGAAAAAGATCCTGCTACTCGTTATCAGGATACAGAAGATTTACTTAAAGACTTAAGACAGTTACAACGTCGTTTAGAAGTGTCTAAATCTAACAATGAGAATGATTTATTATCAGAAGAAATAATAGCACCAACACTTAGTCGGCCATCAATTGTTATTTTATATCCCGATAATTTAACAGGTAATCCACTACTTAATTGGTATCGAATTGCTTTAGTAGAACTGTTAACGGCTCGTTTAAGTTGGAATGTTGCTTTAGATGTAGTTAGTCATCGGCAACTAGCCGATGTTTTTTACCAGCTTAGCTATGATTTAGCTCAAGATACTGACAAGCCTATTTCCTGGGAAACGGCTCGTAGAGTAGGGGTAGAAAGATTTTTTCTTAGCTCTTTTACTTTACTAGGAGGTTTTCTTACATTTTCCCTTCATTCCTATGAAGTTAGCACAGGGCAATTAGGATTTTCACTAACGCTAAGACGTATAGAAGAAGAATTATTTACACTTATAGATGAAATAGCTTTACGTATTGAACGAGAACTACAAGTAGATAAAGAGGATATTGAAGCTCCAAAGGTGATAGACCTAGTAACTAACTCTGTAGCTGCTCTTCAGAACTTTGAAACCGCCTTTTGTTTTTATCAAAAAAATGAATGGGAAAAAGCAGCAGAAAGTTTTCAACAAGCAATTAATTATGATAAACGCTTTGCTCTTGCCTATTATTATTTATTTCATATTAAACGAAGCCAAAATAAAACTGACTCTAACTTGTACTTAGATAGTGCTTTAGAGCATTGTGGCAGAGTAAGTGAAAGTGAACGCTTGTTGATTTTGCTAGAAAAAGCTTCAATACAAAAAGATTATACTAATCAATTAAGATTGGCAGAAGAACTAGTAGCACAATACCCAAGGGAAAAGGGAGGCTATTTGTTTTTAGGTCAAGCCTATCATTGGCGTGGAGACTATGAACGAGCTTTTGTTATTTTCCAACAAGCTTTATCTTTTGATAATCGCTTAATATTTTATAGAGCGCAAGTTTCTTTAGGTATTAGCCATGTAGCAGAAAGTTATTTAGATACAGGAAATTTTGATAGAATTGAACAATTAGCCAGAAATCATTCACAAAATAATTGGTTAACAGATTTGCTTTTAGGAGTGATTTCTTATTATCGCCGAGATTACTTAAGCGCAGAAAAATCATTTAGCCAGGCAGCAAAAGCCAGCAAAAGTATTATTCCTGGTATTTGGCAAGCAAGAATCTATCTATTAAAGGGACAAATTGAAATTGCTTCTGAACAACTACAAGCTTTATCAAAAGAGGCTGTAGGACAAGACTTGTCATGGTGCTTACGTGATTTAACTGAAAGCTTACGCTTGCAAGGACGTTTAAGAGAATGGCTAGATTTAGTTTTTATACACCAAAACCAATTAACTGCTCTAGTAGATGAAGATCCAGCAATGATTGCTCAATTTTGGCAAGCATATTTCTTTGAGCAAATTGGGGATATAGAGCAAGCACTAAAAATCTATGAAATGGCTTTAGAAGAACTTAAAATTAGTAAACCTTCTGTAGTTGAAATAGTTATGGAAGCTTGGGCGCGTCTTCATTTAGGAAGAATGTTAGCACTTTTAGGTAATTATGAGCGTGCTTCAGAGCTAGCTGAGCAAATAAAGCTAATTGGCCGGAATATGCCAAATACTAAGATTGAGCGATTAGCTTTATTTTTATGGGGAACAATAGAATTTTACCAAGGTAATTATGAGGTAGCAGCACAACTGCTAGAAAAATCTATTTGGTCATATACAAATGGTGCTAGTTTGGCTGTAAGAACTTTAGCCCAGTGTTTACGCCAATTAAAGCAATATCAAAAGGCAATAGAAATTTTAGAGAATTTACAGCCTTATGCTACCTTAAATAGTGCAAGCTATTTTTGTTCTGCTGCACAAATAGATTTAGAACTAGCTAAAACTTATGAGGCAAAAAAAGATATAGCACAAGCCAAACATTACTATCAAAAATGTTTGCAATATTGGCAAATGGCTGATACAGACTTTTTAGGTAAACTAGAAGCAGAAACAGGGCTAGAACTTTTATCTCGTTGA
- a CDS encoding protein kinase, translating into MVYKAHHILMDRPVAIKFLHADRTADQTTLDRFRREAMASAKINHPNACAVTDFGISADNTFYLVMEYLSGRSLRDRLKAEKKLSFEDAAKILYQMCAAVESAHKRNIVHRDLKPDNVFLQMEDGQETVKVIDFGIAKMTNTGTKTIEGLTEAGMIVGTPYYMSPEQCQSDNLGPRADLYSIGVMLFEMITGHLPFSGESPLSIALKHLSEPVPSPRKYLPDIPEEVEEVIMKSMAKKPESRQESVLQLAREFAQAVGVSGTGALLSGDYASLMNADTADEAATLKLKNRQTTEVDPSNIDEKSATTEINAGRKTTEMGGKTKSLGKNVDTNEQKKSGKTPHHGGTLAMGKQNSSGGTLAMGSAKRPVEEDTSQEVVSAPPPSRTPLYIAIAAVVLVVGVVGIWKFTSSPTPVATNSPTPVASVSPVAKEVPGIMVEIKGGTFRMGRDEGKDQFGNDIEPQETPAHQITVKDFYLGK; encoded by the coding sequence ATGGTGTATAAAGCACACCATATTTTAATGGATCGCCCAGTAGCAATTAAATTTTTACACGCTGATAGAACGGCTGACCAAACTACTTTAGATCGTTTTAGACGAGAGGCTATGGCATCGGCAAAAATCAACCATCCTAATGCTTGTGCTGTAACAGATTTTGGTATTTCAGCAGATAATACATTTTACTTAGTGATGGAGTATTTAAGCGGTCGTAGTTTACGAGATAGACTAAAGGCAGAAAAGAAACTTTCTTTTGAAGATGCTGCCAAAATCCTCTATCAAATGTGTGCTGCTGTAGAATCGGCGCATAAACGTAACATCGTACACCGAGACTTAAAACCAGATAATGTATTTTTGCAAATGGAAGACGGCCAAGAAACTGTTAAGGTGATTGACTTTGGTATTGCAAAAATGACCAACACCGGTACTAAAACTATAGAAGGTTTAACTGAAGCAGGAATGATTGTTGGTACTCCTTATTATATGTCTCCTGAGCAATGCCAGTCTGATAACCTTGGGCCTAGAGCAGACCTTTATAGTATTGGTGTAATGCTTTTTGAGATGATTACAGGGCATCTTCCTTTTAGTGGTGAATCACCTTTATCTATTGCCTTAAAACATTTAAGTGAGCCTGTTCCATCACCTCGTAAATATTTACCTGATATTCCAGAAGAAGTTGAAGAAGTTATAATGAAATCTATGGCTAAAAAGCCAGAAAGCCGCCAAGAGTCTGTTTTGCAACTAGCTAGAGAATTTGCACAGGCTGTAGGAGTAAGTGGTACAGGAGCATTACTTAGTGGTGATTATGCCTCTTTAATGAATGCTGATACTGCGGATGAAGCTGCCACATTAAAGCTTAAAAACCGTCAAACTACCGAAGTAGACCCTTCAAATATAGACGAAAAATCTGCTACAACAGAAATTAATGCTGGTCGTAAGACTACTGAAATGGGTGGAAAGACAAAAAGTCTTGGAAAAAATGTTGACACTAATGAGCAGAAAAAATCTGGAAAAACTCCTCATCATGGTGGCACATTAGCTATGGGTAAGCAAAACTCCTCTGGTGGCACATTAGCTATGGGAAGTGCAAAACGCCCCGTAGAAGAGGATACAAGCCAAGAAGTTGTTTCTGCTCCTCCACCTTCACGTACACCACTTTATATAGCTATTGCAGCGGTTGTATTAGTTGTTGGTGTAGTAGGAATTTGGAAATTTACTAGCAGCCCAACACCAGTTGCAACTAATAGTCCAACACCAGTTGCTAGTGTTAGTCCTGTAGCTAAAGAGGTTCCTGGCATAATGGTTGAAATTAAAGGCGGAACTTTTAGAATGGGACGCGATGAAGGAAAAGACCAATTTGGTAATGATATTGAGCCTCAAGAAACTCCAGCCCATCAAATTACAGTTAAAGATTTTTATTTAGGTAAATAG
- a CDS encoding ferrous iron transporter B, with product MGSVTLSNDKSSSEKKDLTVCLVGMPNAGKTTLMNALTGGSFHTANYPGVTVTLSEGKSKSAFGEVLKIVDLPGVHSPFSPSQEEELSCQVLTGKHPLVKPDAFVLVIDASQMERHLKFAGFAARQQKPMVIAVTMVDLLTRLEQSLDIEKLAKSLKVPVIAVDGRTGEGAAELVKTLHKVINNPILENPLQSLSDEPIAAYNAIRKILVDNEVITKKNPQALRLQDSLTARFDQLVLNKYLGFPIFFIILSLLFASIFWLAQPFMDGIDNGFKWLSDQTILLLGDNIATKFLAEGLIQGVGAVAVFFPQIVILFFLMTLLEDSGYLARGAALVDRPLSALGLHGRSFVPMLSGFACAIPAVFATRAIPTKRERLLTIWILPLMSCSARLPVYALLLAALFPTDSSWQAGLVLAGIYFASLLLSALIAGLVGRLAYRRRSLSMLAMELPAYRIPQWKPIFFLTWSRSSSYLKKAGTPIVIISAILWLLSNFGLGSQQPIDNLASANSKPALIVKSELDNSFAAQIGKVMEPVLRPMGVDWRVGVGLISAFAAREVFVSTMAIVFHVPGEDEETQQQGLLEQMRSATFSANNKPIFTTATIIGLIIYFFFSLQCISTVAIVRKETNSWKIALVQLVFYTAVGYILAVLTVQGLQSIGIA from the coding sequence ATGGGTTCAGTAACTCTTTCTAATGATAAAAGTAGTAGTGAAAAAAAAGATTTAACAGTTTGTTTAGTAGGAATGCCTAATGCTGGTAAAACTACTTTAATGAATGCTCTAACAGGCGGTAGTTTTCATACAGCTAATTATCCAGGTGTAACGGTGACTTTATCTGAAGGAAAAAGCAAATCAGCCTTTGGGGAAGTGCTTAAAATTGTTGACCTGCCAGGTGTTCATAGCCCTTTTTCCCCATCCCAAGAAGAAGAACTCTCTTGTCAAGTTCTTACAGGTAAACATCCATTAGTTAAACCTGATGCTTTTGTATTAGTAATTGATGCTAGTCAAATGGAACGTCACTTAAAATTTGCTGGATTTGCTGCTCGTCAACAAAAGCCAATGGTAATAGCTGTTACAATGGTAGATTTACTTACACGCTTAGAACAGTCATTAGATATAGAAAAACTAGCAAAATCTCTTAAAGTACCAGTAATTGCAGTAGATGGACGCACTGGAGAAGGCGCGGCAGAACTAGTTAAAACCTTACATAAAGTTATTAATAATCCTATTTTAGAAAATCCTCTTCAAAGCTTGTCAGATGAACCTATTGCTGCTTATAACGCTATTAGAAAAATATTGGTAGATAATGAGGTAATCACTAAAAAAAATCCTCAAGCTTTACGTCTTCAAGATAGTTTAACAGCACGTTTTGACCAACTAGTATTAAATAAATATTTAGGGTTTCCTATTTTTTTTATTATTTTAAGTTTACTTTTTGCATCTATTTTTTGGCTAGCTCAGCCCTTTATGGATGGCATTGATAATGGTTTTAAGTGGTTAAGCGACCAAACAATTTTACTTTTAGGTGACAATATAGCCACTAAATTTCTAGCAGAAGGTTTAATTCAAGGTGTTGGTGCAGTAGCAGTATTTTTTCCACAAATTGTTATTTTATTTTTTCTAATGACTTTACTAGAAGACTCTGGTTATCTAGCACGTGGAGCAGCACTTGTTGACCGTCCTTTATCAGCTTTAGGCTTACATGGACGTTCATTTGTTCCAATGCTTTCTGGTTTTGCTTGTGCTATTCCGGCTGTTTTTGCTACTCGTGCTATACCTACAAAACGAGAGCGTTTGCTAACAATTTGGATTCTGCCTTTAATGAGTTGTAGCGCAAGATTACCAGTTTATGCGTTACTTTTAGCAGCACTTTTTCCAACAGATTCTTCCTGGCAAGCTGGGCTAGTTTTAGCAGGAATTTATTTTGCTAGTTTGCTACTCTCTGCATTAATTGCTGGCTTAGTTGGTCGTCTAGCTTATCGTCGTAGAAGTTTGTCAATGCTTGCAATGGAACTACCTGCTTACCGCATCCCTCAATGGAAGCCTATTTTTTTCTTAACCTGGTCACGTTCTAGTTCTTACTTAAAAAAAGCAGGAACACCGATTGTAATAATTTCTGCTATTTTATGGCTATTATCTAATTTTGGTTTAGGTTCACAACAACCTATAGATAATTTAGCTAGTGCAAATAGCAAACCTGCTTTGATTGTTAAATCAGAGTTAGATAATTCATTTGCTGCTCAAATTGGTAAAGTTATGGAGCCTGTTTTACGTCCAATGGGAGTTGATTGGCGAGTTGGTGTAGGCTTAATTTCTGCTTTTGCTGCAAGAGAGGTTTTTGTAAGCACTATGGCAATAGTTTTTCATGTACCAGGTGAAGACGAAGAAACTCAACAACAAGGCTTACTTGAGCAAATGCGCTCGGCTACATTTTCTGCTAATAATAAACCTATTTTTACTACTGCTACAATTATTGGGCTGATTATTTATTTTTTCTTTTCTCTACAATGTATTTCTACGGTTGCTATTGTTCGCAAAGAAACTAACTCATGGAAAATAGCTTTAGTACAGTTAGTTTTTTATACAGCCGTTGGATACATCTTAGCTGTTTTAACAGTTCAAGGTTTGCAGTCAATCGGGATTGCTTAA
- a CDS encoding ferrous iron transport protein A, whose translation MRLTDLPYNEWRAIEKLDGPDEDCLRLLDLGLTPGEEVAVVQAVPFGDPLVVSVRGTRLALRRREAAWIWVQ comes from the coding sequence ATGCGATTAACGGACTTACCTTATAATGAGTGGCGAGCCATTGAAAAATTAGATGGGCCTGATGAAGATTGTTTACGTCTATTAGACTTAGGCTTAACACCTGGAGAAGAAGTGGCTGTAGTGCAAGCAGTTCCATTTGGAGATCCTTTAGTGGTTTCTGTACGTGGAACACGCCTAGCGTTAAGACGACGGGAGGCGGCCTGGATATGGGTTCAGTAA
- a CDS encoding N-glycosylase/DNA lyase: MSRAKNIQPVTVELLKESYLAKQMAIRARLAEFQAIYKTADDIKLFEELVFCIFTAGASARMGLKCIEKVRSVLLNGSESDILLAITGSHLYARDRAGYIVHTRNYLQQECGLKMRQKLESLTDKEARRDFWASNKGVKGIGYKEASHFLRNIGYTDYAILDKHILRSLHELAVIDDPKPPTNKKKYLAVEKLMQEFAETIKINFDELDLLLWSNKTGEILK, translated from the coding sequence ATGAGTCGAGCAAAAAACATTCAACCTGTGACTGTAGAATTATTAAAAGAGAGTTATTTAGCAAAACAAATGGCTATAAGAGCGCGTTTAGCAGAGTTCCAAGCCATTTATAAAACAGCCGATGACATAAAATTATTTGAAGAGCTAGTTTTTTGTATTTTTACTGCTGGAGCTAGTGCGCGAATGGGTCTTAAGTGTATTGAAAAAGTACGCTCGGTTTTGTTAAATGGCTCGGAAAGCGATATTTTATTAGCAATTACAGGTTCTCATCTTTATGCAAGAGATCGTGCAGGTTATATTGTTCATACACGTAATTATTTACAGCAAGAATGTGGCTTAAAAATGCGTCAAAAGCTGGAAAGTTTAACTGATAAGGAAGCAAGGCGTGATTTTTGGGCATCTAACAAAGGTGTTAAAGGTATTGGTTACAAGGAAGCTAGTCATTTTTTACGTAACATCGGGTATACAGATTATGCAATTTTAGATAAACATATTTTACGTAGTTTGCATGAGTTAGCAGTAATTGATGATCCAAAACCACCAACGAACAAAAAAAAGTATCTTGCAGTAGAAAAGCTTATGCAAGAATTCGCAGAAACAATAAAAATAAACTTTGATGAATTAGACTTGTTACTTTGGTCTAATAAAACAGGTGAAATATTAAAGTAG